A window of Streptomyces sp. N50 contains these coding sequences:
- a CDS encoding L,D-transpeptidase: MGQVVGRRKGSIGIALVTGAVLVGATACGGGGSDKASGDDAKASGKPSTSASPSPTKPLGPPMLLDTITPQTGTTVGVAMPISVIFTNPVSSKARATVEKHMKVSASQSVVGAWHWMGDKRVDWRPKTYWPSGTTVKIDADMKGVSNGNGRYGVHSYTHTFKIGDDVRADVSVTNHTMKVTKNGAAVRTLSINAGSAEYPTWDGTMAVIDKQKKVHMTSCSVGISCDKGSPNYYDLTLPWDIHLTQSGTYVHYSTGDPNPGSGSARGSHGCVHLSLSDAEWFYGQVKQGDPITITGSPRGKAPADNGYADFNLGWDQWLAGSGSGEGTTAAL, encoded by the coding sequence GTGGGGCAAGTCGTGGGACGGCGCAAGGGCAGCATAGGGATCGCACTCGTCACGGGTGCGGTGCTGGTGGGGGCGACTGCCTGTGGCGGGGGTGGCAGCGACAAGGCGAGCGGGGACGACGCGAAGGCGTCGGGCAAGCCGAGCACGAGCGCCTCTCCGTCACCGACGAAGCCCCTGGGTCCGCCGATGCTGCTGGACACCATCACCCCGCAGACGGGAACCACGGTCGGCGTGGCCATGCCGATCTCGGTGATCTTCACGAACCCGGTGTCGTCCAAGGCACGGGCCACGGTCGAGAAGCACATGAAGGTCAGCGCCTCGCAGTCGGTCGTCGGTGCCTGGCACTGGATGGGCGACAAGCGCGTCGACTGGCGCCCGAAGACGTACTGGCCCTCCGGCACGACGGTGAAGATCGACGCCGACATGAAGGGCGTCAGCAACGGCAACGGCCGCTACGGCGTGCACAGTTACACGCACACCTTCAAGATCGGCGACGACGTCCGCGCGGACGTCTCCGTCACCAACCACACCATGAAGGTGACCAAGAACGGCGCGGCGGTGCGCACCCTGTCGATCAACGCCGGCAGCGCCGAGTACCCGACGTGGGACGGCACGATGGCCGTCATCGACAAGCAGAAGAAGGTCCACATGACCTCCTGCAGCGTCGGCATCAGCTGCGACAAGGGCAGCCCGAACTACTACGACCTGACCCTGCCCTGGGACATCCACCTCACCCAGTCCGGCACCTACGTGCACTACTCGACCGGCGACCCGAACCCGGGCAGCGGCAGCGCCCGCGGCTCGCACGGCTGCGTCCACCTGTCGCTGTCGGACGCCGAGTGGTTCTACGGCCAGGTCAAGCAGGGCGACCCCATCACCATCACCGGATCGCCCCGTGGCAAGGCCCCGGCCGACAACGGCTACGCCGACTTCAACCTCGGCTGGGACCAGTGGCTCGCGGGCAGCGGCTCCGGCGAGGGGACGACCGCGGCGCTGTGA
- a CDS encoding FAD-dependent oxidoreductase, with protein MRSDSGRRPRRVAVVGVGILGACVGWNLARRGAEVVLVDAGRPGEGVTNWSFSWVNASNKTVRRSYFDLNVAGMAAHRELAGTIGADTWWYPTGHLRWADDPAAEARFLKTAELLGSWGYRVEVSTGAEVRRRLEPALALPDEVPVVLYPDEAWVHGRNLVDRLVGQVVAGGGELRPGIEVRDIGTGPDGSVRTVSLSDGSRLDVDTVVNAAGPGASHVAGLVARQLPMRREPGVVTRIDCARLPIHRAVHAPHIEMRPDQDASMVLHSRETDALIDTGEEPAQLALLLHELARSVVPDLADSRIAQARVAHRPIPADGFPSVGAVPSVPGYYEAVSHSGITLGPVLGRLLAAEILDGERDELLAEFRPERFPQ; from the coding sequence ATGAGGAGCGATTCCGGGAGGCGGCCTCGACGGGTCGCGGTCGTCGGCGTGGGCATCCTCGGAGCCTGCGTGGGCTGGAACCTGGCCCGGCGCGGTGCCGAGGTGGTCCTCGTCGACGCGGGCCGACCGGGCGAAGGCGTCACCAACTGGTCCTTCTCGTGGGTCAACGCTAGCAACAAGACCGTGCGCAGGTCCTACTTCGACCTGAACGTCGCGGGCATGGCGGCGCACCGTGAGCTCGCGGGGACGATCGGGGCGGACACCTGGTGGTACCCCACCGGCCATCTGCGCTGGGCGGACGATCCCGCGGCCGAGGCGAGGTTCCTGAAAACCGCTGAACTGCTGGGCAGTTGGGGCTACCGGGTCGAGGTGTCCACGGGGGCCGAGGTGCGCCGCCGCCTCGAACCGGCTCTCGCGCTGCCCGACGAGGTTCCCGTCGTGCTCTACCCCGACGAGGCCTGGGTGCACGGACGCAACCTCGTCGACCGTCTGGTCGGCCAAGTCGTCGCAGGAGGGGGTGAGTTACGGCCGGGCATCGAGGTCCGTGACATCGGGACCGGTCCCGACGGGAGCGTCCGGACCGTCTCCCTGTCCGACGGCAGCCGCCTCGACGTGGACACCGTCGTGAACGCGGCGGGCCCGGGCGCCTCTCATGTCGCCGGGCTCGTCGCACGGCAGTTGCCGATGCGCAGGGAACCGGGCGTCGTCACCCGGATCGACTGTGCGCGGCTCCCGATCCACCGGGCCGTGCACGCGCCGCACATCGAGATGCGTCCGGACCAAGACGCGTCGATGGTCCTCCACAGCCGTGAGACCGACGCGCTCATCGACACGGGCGAGGAACCGGCGCAACTTGCCCTGCTGCTCCATGAGTTGGCCCGCAGCGTCGTTCCCGACCTCGCCGACTCCCGCATCGCGCAGGCACGGGTGGCGCACCGGCCGATCCCGGCCGACGGTTTCCCCTCGGTGGGAGCGGTACCGTCCGTGCCGGGCTACTACGAGGCCGTCTCCCACAGCGGCATCACACTCGGGCCGGTGCTCGGCCGGCTGCTCGCGGCGGAGATCCTGGACGGGGAGCGGGACGAACTGCTCGCGGAGTTCCGGCCGGAGCGGTTCCCTCAGTGA